A window of Canis lupus familiaris isolate Mischka breed German Shepherd chromosome 12, alternate assembly UU_Cfam_GSD_1.0, whole genome shotgun sequence genomic DNA:
TCTTCCCAACTCCAGGAACTGCAACATCAGCCGCGGCTGGGGTGGCGGGAgtgctgggggctgctgggggcacAGACCGCCGGGGGTTGACTGTGAAGGTGTGTCCACTGCGGCGAGGGGtccccacccctggccctgcCTTCACCCCATAGAACAGACGGTTCATGAGGGGATCCCCAGGGGactggggagcaggtggggctgggggtaggggaaACAGAGGGGCTGTTGGTGGGGGCCGGAGATCCACCGCTTCCTCTTCCTGCCTCGTAGAGCCTTTAGTCCCAGCGTCCTctggtgggaagggggagggcacAGAGCTACAGTTCTGCAGGGTTCTCAGAGGCCTGCTCAGAGCCCCTGCCTTCTCCTTCTCAGCCTCCCCTTCTCCAGCCTCTGTACCAAGAGGCCCCAGATACTTCTCAGCAGCCTCTGGGGGTTTCTGAGGTTGAGTCTCTGTGTCCCTGGGTGTCCGTTCTCGAACCTTTCcagagttcagggtccatttccaGCCTTCTGTCAGCCTCAGGCCCCTCTCACTATCCTCCACAGGGCCGGGCCTTTGCTCTGCTGCCTCCACCTCTCCAGAGCTGCTCTCTGGAGCCTCCCTTGTCAGGGTCTCTGACACCTTTGTAATCTCTTCTGAGGCCAGTGTTGGAATtggtctctcttcttttctcctacATTCCTCCaaacagtcttttctttcttcttctgagcTGGGCCTCCACCCTGATGCCTCCCGTTGTACCAAACTCTGTTCCTGAGACTCTCCAGAGTCGGGCCTCCATTTATGGGACTCTGACAGCTCCAACTTCTGGTTGTCAGATTCTGCGGGGCTCAGTCTACTTTCCACCACCTCTTTTCTCCTGGGGCTTTGTTCTGCAGGCTCTGCCAGTCTCAGACTCCACTCTGGAGTTTCTCCAGGGCTCAGCCTCCATTTCCGTGCCTCTGACAGTCTAGAGCTCCTGTCTCCAGACTCTCCTGGGCTCTGCCTCCAGTCCCAAGCCTCTGAAGTTCTGGGGCTCAACTCTCGGGCTCCCCCTATCCCCAACTTCCTCTCTCTGGCCTCCCTGGGACTGAGCCGCTCTTCTTTTGAGTCTCTTCCCTTGGGGCTCTGATCTCGAATTTCCCCAGGACTGGGTCTCCTCTCCCGGGCCTCCAAAGGCCCAGGCCTTCTCTCTGCAAGTAACTCTTCAttgcgctgctgctgctgctgctgctggcgctCCTGCCGAATGAATCGGTTCTGGTGCACCGGCCCAATGGCTTCTAGGAGGACAGCCGACTCATCTGGGTCTGGAGGTCCAGCCTCTGTAGTCCCAGGGGCAGGGCTAGGTTCTCCAGGAGACAGACCAAGCTTGGCCCGGCGGCGCTCCAGGATTCCCCGCTTCCAGGCTGGCATCTGGGACAGACGATCCCGCTCAGCCTTCTCCCGGCCACGAAGGGCCGCCTCCTCCTGCCGCCGTCGGGCCAGCAGCTGTAGCTTCCAGTCCGGGATGGTAGCCATGGTCGCGCGGAGGTAGGGGTGGGAAGTGCTGGGCTAGAGAACAGGAAAGAGAGGCTCCAGAGGtcctgggggtagggggaggggaagcagaggggcagaggagggacacCGAGATGGGCCCAGGCCCGGGAGGGGAAGAGTGAGAAGATGGAGGGCAAAGTAACGGGGAAACAGAAAGTGAAAAAGCAGTGGGCCCGGCGGAGGTGGCGTCGCGGCCCTGAGAGGAAGAATAGAGATTCAGGGCGAGGAGACAGCAGTCAGAATTGGCAGCGCGGGGTTCATGGTATCGGGGAGGCCCGAGGATGTGAGCGGAGAGAAGGGCGGAAAAGGAGTCGTAACGAGGGAGGCGAGAGCCCGGAGCGGccggggagcgggggcgggggcggcgcgagGAGGAGGACCAGGCCGGGTTTCCCCACCGCCGCCCcagaggcggggggcggggggggcggggaggggtccGGGAGTCCCGCCGGGAGGGAGCCGGGACTGGAGCGGCGTCGGGGAGCCGGGAGGAGCCGGCGTCCGGGGAGgcagcggggcgcggggcgcgggtgCGCCCACCCCGGGGCTCCCGGAACcccggcgcccgcccccgcccctcctgcgGCAGCCCCCGGCCCGGGCCGCGCCCCGGCTCCGCGCCCCGGCTCTGCCGCCAGGCCCGGCTCCCGGCTCAGCGGCCCCGCGGAGCCCGCCGTCCCCCCGGCTCGGGGCGCACCGACAGGCAACCGCGGCTCGACGGGAGGAGCCCGAGGTCCGcgccggggcgggcggcgcgAGACACCCCCGCCCCGAGGCCGCAGCCCCGCAGCCGACTCACACGCGCGGGGCTCCCACGGGAGGGGTGCGGAGGAGCAGGCGTCCGAGGGAGGAGGAGTGGGACCGAGGGAGAGCCGGAGACGcgggcggggaggcgggagggtGACCGCGacccggggccgggcggggggcggcgacCGCTTTGTCTGAGGAcaatggggagggaagggggcgcgggcggggcggcgcggggcggggcggggcggggcggggccggctccCGAGCCCGCGCGTGGGCCCCGCCTCCCCGGCTCCCCTTCTCGCGCCcgagccccggcccggcccggccctcctGCCGCGAGCCCCGGAGAACGCAGGTGTCCAGGccctggcccccgccccgcccgccccgcccgccgcgcccgccgcgacTCAGGCCCCTCGAGGGACTCGCAGAGGAAGCAGCCGCTGCCCCGGCCGGGCCCGCCCCTCCCCAGGCGGTGGCCTCTCCCGGCCAGCCTGCGTCACTGCGGGGTCCCGGGCGGCCACCCGGAGACGTACTCGGAAGCCCACGGCTTTGGTAACTGGCCCCCACGACAGCCGCTGCCCAGTCTTTAGCTTCAGCCCGCGTCCCATGGGTCCCGGTCCACGGCGGGGGAACTGGGGACTTGGAGGAAGGGGGCTGGGCCTCGGGGGTGTGCCCGAGGGGCCGCCGCCCAGCGGTCGCCAGAGGGCGCGGTGGCCGTCCGGACTCGACTTCGGCGTGCCTGGGCTCTGCTGGCCTTCCTTCCAAAGTCAGCCCTCTAGTTAGAGACACACTGATGGACTGCATGCCATATGTAGAAAAAACgggctgaattttatttttccgCCGCAGACGTTCCTCGGGAGGGCAGAGATCTCTTAGTCACCAACATGAAGGGCGGGAGGATCCTCTCAGGTTAGAGGACAGAGCCCAGGGCCAGCGCCTAAGGAGGGGCAAGGCCTAAGGAGGGGCTAGGTGAGTCAGCAGAGCTGGCATTACCATCAAACCTGCAGACCCTGATCCTACTCCTAGGAAGGGAAGCCTGAGGGggagaaggggatccctgaggTGTAGAAGGGAGCAACAGTGGGAGGGAAGTGGGCAGGCCCACCCTTCTTCCTTAGAAGGACTGTTCTTaaggtggggtggaggtgggtcAAGGCCTAAACTGTGAGGAAATACTGAAGTTCCCCACCCTTCCTCCGTGGTTTGGTGAGAAGTAGATCTTGGGGTCCAGTGGTTGAAATTCAGGATTAGGGTATGGAGCTGGGCCCAAGGAGTGGAGGCTCAAACAGGGGAAGGGATGGCCCCTTCAGTCCATAGATTTGGGCCTCTGGTCTGAAGCAGCCAGAGCCCAGATGTTAAAGGGCTTGGGACCAGGTTAGCTCCTCACTCGGCCTCACCTTCCTGGGGCCGGGAGAGCAAGTGCAGTTTTCTTTGTAACTGGGCCCGGAGGTAGCGGAGGTCTTGCTGGTCAAGCCCATGAGCCAGGCCCAGGTACAGGGTAAGGAGGAGAGCAAGGAGGAGGCGGTCAGTGCCCAGGGTGGGCACCACCCACAGCACCATCAGCAGCTCCACACACACTGGATGGCGCAAGTGGGAGAAGAGTCTCAGAGCCCGGGGAGACTTCAGGGCCAGAGGCTCACCCAGGCCCAGCACATGGTAGTACACCTAGGAGGGAAAACAGCTTAGAAATGGGGTCAAGCCCCTTTTGCAGCTTAGCCacctctttcctccccttccaGGAAACTTCCCTTTCTATAACTTAGGCCCAAGAACCACCCTTCTGAGACCTGGGTCCCTGGTCCTCATCTTGGGTTCACGAACTTTCCCTAGGCCCAGGAAGCCCATGATTTCAGGCCTTCAGTGGAGAGCTGAGGGGAGACCGTTTTATAAAAAAGGGAGGTAGGTGAGGGAGTTGAAGAGGAAGTTGGAAGAGCATGGGAGAAGGACCAGAGATCCCTGGAAGGGAAAAAGGCATTCTAGATGGAATCATAGGTCTTAGGTAGGAATCTGGGAGCCTTACCTGTTTGAGGCCCATGAGCTCGGCATAGTCAAAGACGAGAAGGATGCTGAAGATGAGAAGCCAGGATATGACGTGGAGCACAAAGCagaggaggggcacccaggtggcccatGGTTCAGCCCGAGCCTCCCACAACACAGGGCCTCTGGGTACAGGTTCCCAGTACCGCATCACCAACTGGGGAAGGATGAGGTGCTGAGGTGCTGAGTATCTCGCTGGGTACCTAAGCCCAGAGGCTATCCCCACCCCAGGTTGGCCTGGAGCTGTCCCTGCCTCTACCATGAGCGTCACAAACAGTCATCACGTGGAGGGTGCTCGGTGGAGTCCTAAGTATGTAAGGATGACCTGTATCTACCCTGAGAACTTACAAAACAGATGGGGGTGACCAGATAGGTCCATAAAGTAGGCTATGCCAAGCACTCACTGAGACAAGTGAGTGCCAACTGGAAAGCCTTCTCTTGAGACCTAGGGAGGTGGTTCGAAGAAAGGGTAGCACTGAAAGAGGTATTACTAAGGGGATCTCAAGCAGAACAACATGAACAAAGTTGCAAAGGTGAGAATACACAAATCTGCTTGGGGAATGAGGAATGGTACACCATTCTTGATAAGAAGGATGTGTGCTGCAGAGGAATGGAAGCTGAGATTAGAGTCCCGAACACCCTCAGTTCTAAAACCACATTTTCAGAAGGTAAGGTCCTTGCCCCTCCAATCTAGGACACCCTTCTCACAGATAATTTCCCTTGGGGACTCAGTGGCCAAGACCTCATACCTGCAAGGCCAGGGCAGTGCATGCCACATACAGTGACCTCTGAAGGACCCCAAAATATCGAGACATCCATGCCTTCACGATTTCAGTTGCCATGAGGCTGTGCTGCCCCACAAATAATAGGAGGAGACCCAGATCCCAAGCCAGGGGAACAAGGATGCTGCGGTCCTGCACGGCAGCCAGCCATCCCTGGCGGGCATCTAGGGGTTTTCAAAGAAAGGGACAAAAGATCAAAAAGGTTGTGGAAAACACCCCCTAACCCTAATCTCCTTTTGCGgcccccatccctgtccccttCATGCTTCCTCTCTAGGCTTTGCCTGCCTTGCTCTTCCAttccctgctccttcccctttcccctgGCCTCCTACAGAGTGGCGAGGGGTTTCCTGCAGAGTAGCCGCAAAGGCAAGGCTGGAGAGGCAGCCCTCTGGTTCGGGTACTCCACACGCTCCCTCTAACACTCTCCCCTCCGTAGTCCTCTCTATAAAGGCACTTTCCTTTCCTCGCTTATCGCCCTTGCTCTCCCCACAGTCCTCACTCTCTCGCGTCTTCAAACCGCTAATCCCTGAGTCCCTGATTTAGCCCTCTGGTCTGCCCCGAAGCTCCCCCGGCCTCCAGGGTTCCAGCTCCCTCTCCCGGACTTCCTCCGTCACTGGTCTCCAagtcccgcccccgccccgcgtccGGCCCCACCTCCCGTCCCAGAGCTCATCCGCGGTCCCGCGGGCTCACCCGGACCACCAGGCTCCGGGGCCCCTCCGAGAAGTGGCCGAAGAGAGGTGAAGCGCACGAACTCCACTCCGGTGCCAAAGGCCAGGATGAATGAGGCAAGGGCAGCAGGGAtcaggagcagagctggggccATGGCGACCCacggaggggtgggggaaggggcaggcctGGAGTTCCCGCtgccgcaggccccgcccccgccccggggtcctGCCCAGGAAGGCGGGGCTCCTGCGCTCCGCGGACCAGGCTGCCCAGCTCGCGTCCGCGGCGCGCCCCCGTTCACGCTGCCTGCCCTGCGGGCCCCGGGTTCCCTGCCCCGAGTTCCCGCGTCACGGAGAGGTGTCGGGACTCCGAGGGACAAATGGGAAGGGCAGGGGTCCTGCGGCCGCTCCAGTGGGTTGAGTCGCAAGCTCGGCTACTTGTCTCATCTGAAGTGAAGCCAGTTCATCTCTTTGAGGATTCTTGTAGAAACCGAGAATTATAAGCCCCCTTTCTGTAACCTGGCCAGAGGTTGCAGAGCCTCAGTTAACACTATACTAATAAGCGGTGAGAGAGCGGAAGATTGTAGACCGAGTCTGAGAACCCGAAGCTCTATCACCCATGACGTCTTATTAAAGACTATTTTACCATAAAGTAAATTAATGTTTATTCTGTAACTTATTCTCTCCACTTGCCAAGGACAAAAAACGTCTTGTAACACTTACAGATTATTTCTAATAATGCCAAAGGCTGTTGATAGGTAATCATGAGCGTAacaatgttaaaatatttgtgataGAAAATTTTGTTGTAAACTTTGTAGTATATTAATTTCATCCAAGCCTGCGATAATTCACTATCTATGACTTTACTCTGCAAGCTTATTATTAGTCTGACCCCACTTATTAGTGAGAAACCGCCAAGATCTATTTTCTGAACACATTTTCCTTCGGACCTGTTTGTAATACCTACAGACTGATATATCTGAAAAAGTATAAGTAATGTTTTCCTCCATCAGAATTAAAGATCTTGTTGCTAAGGACCTAGTCAGAGTAGCTATGACCGTAGCAGGGAAGTGAGACATCATTAAGTGAAATCCCGTGGCTTATAGACagaggaaatacaaagaaaatttacCAAGATGAGAATTAAGTTGCTGCTAGTCCTGTGGGttcatgaatgagaaaattgCTAGACAGCATCCCACAGCCTTTACACTCCTCTTGGAGTCCCATACTCCTACCCTCCTCTTAATCAATGCTGTCGTAAACTGCTACCAGACATCTTAGGTTTTTCCTCCAGAtgcaccctccaccccctgctttCGCTTCAAGAAGTTGTCCTGAATTCACTGTATCAATGAAAATCACAGCTTttggggctttaaaaaaaaaaatcacagctttcGTTGAGGAAGCCCTCTCTGCATAACTGCTCCTTTCTGTCAAGCATTAGGAGTTAAGGTGTGGACACAAGAGCTGTGGGTACTGGAGTACTGCAACATCATGATTGCTCTAACTCTCCCAACTCTTTGTAATTTTCACTTTATTAAACtttctccaaattattttttcaagattttatttattcatgagatagagagagagaagcagagacacaggcagagggagaagcattctgcctgcagggagcctcatgcagggactccatcccaggaccccaggatcgtgacctgagccaaaggcagatagatgctcaatcactgagccacccaggcgccccagtcttcaaatttttctaatttcactgTACCATCATTTTCTGCTAGGACTCTGATAGAGATACTTCTCATTTGTGCTACAAGCTAtatagtatttattgaaaatgtaaaaaatgatcTCTATTTTCCAGAAATTTAAACTGGGGCACTTCAATGTCACTAAGTAGGAGGGCACAAGTGCTAAGTGGGAATATAGAGGCAGCTGAAATTGTAAGGAATCCTGAGGACCTCAAGGCCATAGTCAGTTTTACACAGTACAGGCTCCGAGTTATACAAGCAGACTAACATTTATTTGGGTCCTATCATGTGCCACACCTACAATGGCTgtgcttaatatttattgagacatGTTTGTATGTTTAAAAGTGAGCAGCATTTGGTAAAGCTCATGTTCTTTCTACTACACCAAAGTTTTACAAACTTAAGTATAATTTACTCGCAGAAAAGTCACAAACTAATCACCCATCATTTTTATTAAGGTGAAATTCACGTaacaaaattattctattttattattatttttttaatttttatttatgatagtcacagagagagagagagagagtcagagacacaggcagagggagaagcaggccccatgcaccgggagcccgatgtgggattcaatcccgagtcttcaggatcgcgccctgggccagaggcaggcgccaaaccgctgcgccacccagggatccctaacaaaattattttaaaaagaatagtctagggatgcctgggtggctcagc
This region includes:
- the NRM gene encoding nurim isoform X3: MAPALLLIPAALASFILAFGTGVEFVRFTSLRPLLGGAPEPGGPDARQGWLAAVQDRSILVPLAWDLGLLLLFVGQHSLMATEIVKAWMSRYFGVLQRSLYVACTALALQLVMRYWEPVPRGPVLWEARAEPWATWVPLLCFVLHVISWLLIFSILLVFDYAELMGLKQVYYHVLGLGEPLALKSPRALRLFSHLRHPVCVELLMVLWVVPTLGTDRLLLALLLTLYLGLAHGLDQQDLRYLRAQLQRKLHLLSRPQEGEAE
- the NRM gene encoding nurim isoform X2: MAPALLLIPAALASFILAFGTGVEFVRFTSLRPLLGGAPEPGGPGEPAGPRMSSGTGDARQGWLAAVQDRSILVPLAWDLGLLLLFVGQHSLMATEIVKAWMSRYFGVLQRSLYVACTALALQLVMRYWEPVPRGPVLWEARAEPWATWVPLLCFVLHVISWLLIFSILLVFDYAELMGLKQVYYHVLGLGEPLALKSPRALRLFSHLRHPVCVELLMVLWVVPTLGTDRLLLALLLTLYLGLAHGLDQQDLRYLRAQLQRKLHLLSRPQEGEAE
- the PPP1R18 gene encoding phostensin isoform X2, translating into MATIPDWKLQLLARRRQEEAALRGREKAERDRLSQMPAWKRGILERRRAKLGLSPGEPSPAPGTTEAGPPDPDESAVLLEAIGPVHQNRFIRQERQQQQQQQRNEELLAERRPGPLEARERRPSPGEIRDQSPKGRDSKEERLSPREARERKLGIGGARELSPRTSEAWDWRQSPGESGDRSSRLSEARKWRLSPGETPEWSLRLAEPAEQSPRRKEVVESRLSPAESDNQKLELSESHKWRPDSGESQEQSLVQREASGWRPSSEEERKDCLEECRRKEERPIPTLASEEITKVSETLTREAPESSSGEVEAAEQRPGPVEDSERGLRLTEGWKWTLNSGKVRERTPRDTETQPQKPPEAAEKYLGPLGTEAGEGEAEKEKAGALSRPLRTLQNCSSVPSPFPPEDAGTKGSTRQEEEAVDLRPPPTAPLFPLPPAPPAPQSPGDPLMNRLFYGVKAGPGVGTPRRSGHTFTVNPRRSVPPAAPSTPATPAAADVAVPGVGKKRYPTAEEILVLGGYLRLSRSCLVKGSPERHHKQLKISFSETALETTYQYPSESSVLEDLGPDPEAPGAPSPPAAQPDDDDDDDDDDDEELLLLQRELRGGLRTKALIVELKILEPRRLRTERP
- the PPP1R18 gene encoding phostensin isoform X3, coding for MATIPDWKLQLLARRRQEEAALRGREKAERDRLSQMPAWKRGILERRRAKLGLSPGEPSPAPGTTEAGPPDPDESAVLLEAIGPVHQNRFIRQERQQQQQQQRNEELLAERRPGPLEARERRPSPGEIRDQSPKGRDSKEERLSPREARERKLGIGGARELSPRTSEAWDWRQSPGESGDRSSRLSEARKWRLSPGETPEWSLRLAEPAEQSPRRKEVVESRLSPAESDNQKLELSESHKWRPDSGESQEQSLVQREASGWRPSSEEERKDCLEECRRKEERPIPTLASEEITKVSETLTREAPESSSGEVEAAEQRPGPVEDSERGLRLTEGWKWTLNSGKVRERTPRDTETQPQKPPEAAEKYLGPLGTEAGEGEAEKEKAGALSRPLRTLQNCSSVPSPFPPEDAGTKGSTRQEEEAVDLRPPPTAPLFPLPPAPPAPQSPGDPLMNRLFYGVKAGPGVGTPRRSGHTFTVNPRRSVPPAAPSTPATPAAADVAVPGVGKKRYPTAEEILVLGGYLRLSRSCLVKGSPERHHKQLGLWGPHLRLEQPFLTHCGNFHVLMDSRPRITNVNSLVH
- the NRM gene encoding nurim isoform X1, which codes for MAPALLLIPAALASFILAFGTGVEFVRFTSLRPLLGGAPEPGGPGEPAGPRMSSGTGDARQGWLAAVQDRSILVPLAWDLGLLLLFVGQHSLMATEIVKAWMSRYFGVLQRSLYVACTALALQLVMRYWEPVPRGPVLWEARAEPWATWVPLLCFVLHVISWLLIFSILLVFDYAELMGLKQVYYHVLGLGEPLALKSPRALRLFSHLRHPVCVELLMVLWVVPTLGTDRLLLALLLTLYLGLAHGLDQQDLRYLRAQLQRKLHLLSRPQEGAGPGLCPLT
- the PPP1R18 gene encoding phostensin isoform X1, whose amino-acid sequence is MATIPDWKLQLLARRRQEEAALRGREKAERDRLSQMPAWKRGILERRRAKLGLSPGEPSPAPGTTEAGPPDPDESAVLLEAIGPVHQNRFIRQERQQQQQQQRNEELLAERRPGPLEARERRPSPGEIRDQSPKGRDSKEERLSPREARERKLGIGGARELSPRTSEAWDWRQSPGESGDRSSRLSEARKWRLSPGETPEWSLRLAEPAEQSPRRKEVVESRLSPAESDNQKLELSESHKWRPDSGESQEQSLVQREASGWRPSSEEERKDCLEECRRKEERPIPTLASEEITKVSETLTREAPESSSGEVEAAEQRPGPVEDSERGLRLTEGWKWTLNSGKVRERTPRDTETQPQKPPEAAEKYLGPLGTEAGEGEAEKEKAGALSRPLRTLQNCSSVPSPFPPEDAGTKGSTRQEEEAVDLRPPPTAPLFPLPPAPPAPQSPGDPLMNRLFYGVKAGPGVGTPRRSGHTFTVNPRRSVPPAAPSTPATPAAADVAVPGVGKKRYPTAEEILVLGGYLRLSRSCLVKGSPERHHKQLKISFSETALETTYQYPSESSVLEDLGPDPEAPGAPSPPAAQPDDDDDDDDDDDEELLLLQRELRGGLRTKALIVDESCRR